The Labrus mixtus chromosome 14, fLabMix1.1, whole genome shotgun sequence nucleotide sequence GGTGAAACGTGTTGTTCGTACAGTAAAGTTTTCTTCAGTGGGCcacagattttttatttgtcatggtatgttcctgcaaccgtgcGCACCTGAGAACGTACAGGCTGTGCACGGGGAACCCTGTTGGCCATCCTGATAATTAaagcttaaataaaataatgaaatgtggTGACACTCGAGCTCTTAGCAGTGAGTTCCTCTCCGTCTCTTTAAGAGAAATATCAAGTTTCCACCTCCAGCTTTTTCAAATGCAAACCATATACAAGCCCCTcagatgtgttttaaattcagCTCCAGTGACGCTGATGTTCAGTACAGATGTTTTACCCAACAGCTCCACCTAGAGGCTCAATAGTTTCACTACCTGAAGGAACAGAAATAACCATCAAAAAACTACTTCTGCTcgtttttcactttatttaattcagtttttttttccctcacagtgaccaacaaaaacatttacctcTGTCTGTGAGATCTTCCTCTTTAGGgtcacatttaaatattcaaacacaTTGTCAAGAAACAAACACGATTCACAGTTTGAAGACAGTACATGTCACACATCCACACGTTTTATTTGACTCCATGTTCCTGTGATAACACCTGAGTACATTTCGCTTGTTTTCTCCAGATCTCGACTTATTTCTCTCGTTATCTCGGGATGACGGCGCTGCTTGTTCCCGCGATAATGAGTTCATTTCTCGAGATCTGGAGGATACGGCTGACATTAACCAGTTATCACAGGAAGGCCGGCGTTCCACTGAGACACAAGAAGAAGTTTGTTTTCaagttttaaataatttaatttagacTTCTTATTTCTTAAAGACCAAATTAAgagatttggaaaaaaaatatttcaagtgCATGAATGAGCTCCTTTAAAGTgtcctttaaacatttttaacatccatccattttctataccgcttttccagTTCGGGGTCTCAGggtgctggagctgatcccagctgtgattggacgagaggcCTTTATCTACCTTTatctttttatcattatttcttttctcttttattgcTGTAACTTTTTtgctttcagctcttttttattatttttttctcttttagttgTTACATTATCTtgaatctttggtcctcttggtctcaacTCGTGTTGCCCGGGTAACCATCAAGGGTCATGTGATGGTCgtgttaaatatgtttgtcGGGGTTATTTTGCTGTTGATTGTCGACTGTCTTCTTCGGCCTCTTAATTCTGACCGTCGAGCGTCTCAGAAACGACGTGGATCGACACTTTGACGTCAACGCCTCCTCCATCGTTCGCTTTGCCTTCACTTGACAGCAGAGCCTGACgcacctcctcgtcctcctcctcgccctcctcgCCTCCCGCTCTGTCAGAGGAGGGCGGGCCGATAGCTTGTCTGTTCCTGAGCTGCTCCGCCGACTGAAGCCCCGGCGTCTCCGTCTCCACGCCCTCCTCGGCAAACGTGCGGCAGTTGAGGATGAGCGGCGGCAGGGGGACGCTCCGTGCGAACTCCTCCATGTGCCGGGCGAACTCCATGGTCTTGTACTGCGTGACCTTGGCGAGCTCCAGCGTCTTGGCCGAGGTGATGATGGGAATGCGCTTGGCGACCTCGAACGCCTTCTGCAGCTTCTCCGCCCCCTCCGTGCGGAAGAACTCGTTGATGGCTTTCTCCGTCTTCTTCAGGTGGCTGCCGACCATGCAGAGGCGCGCCACGTTCAGGACCATGGTGATGCTGAAGGTCACCAAGCAGATGCAGACGAAGTAGAGCCCTAAGCCGC carries:
- the LOC132988631 gene encoding microfibrillar-associated protein 3-like, with the translated sequence MKHLAHLLLPVLLLCCCTAARAHNKSETWPAHLASILFSGSIVAKEGSSTLLKCNVTAGPDGVKWFNHKGALKGEDAGGKWQIEEDGALNITVVSFEDRGRYTCVASSVAGGTGNCTVILRVAHNDSGLGLYFVCICLVTFSITMVLNVARLCMVGSHLKKTEKAINEFFRTEGAEKLQKAFEVAKRIPIITSAKTLELAKVTQYKTMEFARHMEEFARSVPLPPLILNCRTFAEEGVETETPGLQSAEQLRNRQAIGPPSSDRAGGEEGEEEDEEVRQALLSSEGKANDGGGVDVKVSIHVVSETLDGQN